From the genome of Clostridia bacterium:
AACTCTTTCTATGCAGTTGTCAATGTGCGACCGCTTTTTTATCAGCGCGCTGTCATTTGAAACAGCTTGATTATAATATCACAGTTGCCTTATGCTGTCAACATTTTTTTCAATTTTTTTTAAGAATTTTTTGGAAATAATTTTTATTCATCATATATCTATTTATAATAATTATGTTTAAAAACCGTTACAATATCAATACATTAGTACTTGACATTATCTTGAGTATTTTGTTAGAATTCTAACAAAATACTAATACGATTTTTAAAAAAATGAACGAACTATTTCCATTAATAAAAAAAATCAATGGACTGCTATTTAGGCAGTTTAATGAATCATGCCAGAAATATGGGCTTACTGGCAAGCAATTTATGCTGCTTAATTATTTATACCAAAATCAGTCAAATGAAAACGATATATTTTCCCAAAAAGAGGTTGAACAGGAATTTCAGGTCAGAAGATCTACTGTAAGCAGCATTTTACACACGCTCGAAAAAAAAGGCTTTATATATAGAAGCGTTGACGCTTCCGACCAGAGAAAAAAGGTTTTGATATTAACTGACAAAGCAAAAGAAATAATCAAAGTTGCCAAAGCAGAAAAGCTTCATAACGACAACATTTTGTTTTCTGTTCTAAAAGAAGACGAATATAAAACTTTATTAACATTGCTTAACACGGTATATGATCACTTATTAAGTAAGTAAATGTTAATAATATAATCAGCGCTAATAATTTTATATCAATTATGTAAATATAAATTAAAGGATAATTATATGATTAGAAAACTGGCAAGATGTCTGAAACAGTACACAATCTTTGCATTATTTACTCCAATTTTCATTATTGCTGAAGTTTTTTTGGAAGTTTCGATTCCATTGCTGATGTCTAAGATAATCGATACCGGCATAAAAAACGGTGATATCGATTATATCTTAAGAATAGGCTTATTAATGGTCGGCATGGCGTTTTTATCATTGGTTAGTGGTGCCGCCGCCGGAAAATTAGCAGCAGTTGCAGCAACAGGTTTTGCAAAAAACGTTAGGCAACAAATGTATTACAGCATTCAAAACTACGCTTTTTCCAATATTGACAAATTTTCTACTGCGTCGCTTATAACGCGTATCACTACTGATGTCAATATAACGCAAGACACCTTGCAAATGGCTTTAAGAGCAATGGTGCGCGCACCAATTATGCTAGTGACTGCAACAACCATGGCTTTTAGTATAAATAAGGAACTTGCCCTAATATTCCTATGTGCGATTCCTTTCTTAGGTTCAATATTTGCATTAATTATGATTAAGGCTTTCCCCAAATTCCTAGCCCTGTTCAAAAAATATGACAAGATGAATTCGGTTGTTCAGGAAAACCTTATAGGAATAAGAACAGTAAAGTCTTTCGTCAGAGAAGATTATGAAATCAAAAAGTTTGATCAAGCTTCCGCTGATATTATGGACTTTTCAAAAAAAGCCGAAAAAATCGTAATATGGAACGCACCTGCAATGCAATTTACTATTTTTGCATGCATGCTGTCTATAGCTTGGTTTGGCGGCAATAAGATTATTGTAGGCGGAATGACCGAAGGACAGCTTACCAGCTTTTTAAGCTATGTAATGCAAATCCTGATGAGCCTGATGATGATTTCAATAATCTTTATAAACTTGGTTATGACCAGGGCTGCCGCGGCCAGAATAACAGAGGTTATTGATGAAGCTCCTGAACTTACTGATCCCAAAGATCCTGTTTATGATATAAAAGACGGTTCAATAGAATTTAAAAATGTCAATTTCAGCTACAAGAAAAATGACAATTATGTTCTAAAAGATATCAATCTAAAAATAGAAAATGGTCAAACTGTAGGCCTAATAGGCGGAACAGGCTCTGCTAAGACCTCGTTGGTTCAGCTAATCCCCAGACTATATGATGCAACCACCGGAAGCGTATTAGTGGGTGGTGTTGATGTAAAAAATTATCATTTAAAAACCTTAAGAGACAGCGTGGGTATTGTATTGCAAAAAAATGTGCTGTTTTCTGGCACTATTACAGAAAATTTAAGGTGGGGCAATCAAAATGCAACTATGGATGAAATAATCGCCGCTGCCAAGATTGCTCAAGCACATGACTTTATAATGAGTTTTCCTCAAGGATATGATACTTATCTGGATCAAGGCGGTGTCAATCTTTCTGGAGGACAAAAGCAAAGAATTTGTATTGCGCGTGCAATACTTAAAAATCCCAAAGTACTTATCTTTGATGACTCCACCAGTGCTGTGGACACAAAAACAGATGCTCTGATTAGACAGGCACTAAAAACTGAATTAAAAGATGTCACCAAGATTATAATTGCCCAAAGAATTGCTTCAGTAGAAGATGCTGACTTAATTATCGTTTTGGATGAAGGTCAAATCAAAGGCATGGGTACACACGACGAACTTATAAAATCTAATGAGATTTATCAAGAAGTTTATACTTCTCAAAAGAACATGGGAGAATAAACATGGCAAAAACTAAATCACCTAATATAAAATCACACAATGCAGGCGTAAGACCTAAAAACTTTAAAAAGACACTGGCTAGACTATTTTCATATCTAAGAGATTATAGAGCCCTGCTAGTGTTAGTTGTAATTTGTATCTTGCTTAACTCGGGCACTAGTATTGCTGTTAACAGCTACATTAAACCTTTAATAGACAATTATATAACGCCATTGATAGGCGTGCAAAATCCTGATTTGACACCATTTGTACGTGCAATTCTTATCATGGTGGGAATATGCATTATTGGTGTGGCAGCTGGATATATCTATAACCGTTTAATGATAAACATTTCTCAAGGCACTTTGAAAAAAATTCGTGACGACATGTATAAGCATATGGAAAGTTTGCCTATCAAATATTTTGACAATAACACTCACGGCAACATTATGAGCAGATATACCAACGATGTCGATGCTTTAAGACAATCTATATCACAAAGTTTTCCCAGCCTTATTTCTTCGATAATAACCATTGTGGGAGTTTTTGCTGTAATGTGTTTTTATAGCTGGCTTTTGACACTTATAGTAATAGCTATGATATTTGTCATATTCTTTGTAGTAAAGTTTGTAGGTGGAAGAAGTTCAAAATATTTTGTCAGCCAGCAACAAGCAATTGGACAACTAAACGGCTTTGTTGAAGAAATGATAGAAGGACAAAAAGTCGTAAAAGTTTTCTCTTATGAAGAAAAGGCGAAAGAAAAATTTGATGTAGTCAATGAGCACTTGTTTAAAAACGCAAACAAGGCACATAGTTATGCCAATATGCTGGGCCCTATAATGGTTAATATAGGTTATGTTCTATATGCTTTGGTCGCTGTAATAGGTGGATGGCTGATGGTTAAGACAGGTTCAATAAGCCTAGGAACATTATCCGCATTTTTACTTTTAACCCGAAGCTTTGTTATGCCTATAAACCAAATTTCACAGCAACTAAATTCAATAATTATGTCCATAGCAGGTGCTGAAAGAATATTTGACCTTTTGGATGAATCTGTTGAAGTAGATAATGGATTTGTAACTCTGATAAAAGCCAAAAAGGACGAAAATGGAAACATCGTCACAACTGATAACAACGACCCTCAAGGAATATGGTACTGGAAATCACAAGATGAAGAAGGCAAAGATAAATTCATAGAACTAAAGGGCGATGTCAGATTCTTTGATGTGGACTTCTCCTATGACGAGAACAAACCTGTACTTAAAAATATTAATCTATATGCTAAGCCAGGACAAAAAATTGCCTTTGTTGGAGCTACTGGCGCAGGCAAAACAACTATAACCAATCTTATTAACCGTTTTTATGATATTCAAAAAGGAAAAATCACTTATGACGGTATTGATATAAAAGATATCAAAAAAGACGCGCTTAGAAAGTCTTTAGGCATTGTTTTACAGGATACGCATTTGTTTACAGGTACTGTAAAAGACAATATAAAATACGGCAAGCTGGACGCAACTGATGAAGAAGTATATGCAGCTGCAAAATTAGCCAATGCAGATTTCTTCATTAAACACTTGCCTGAAGGATATGATACAGTCCTGTCTGGAGACGGTGCAAACTTATCTCAAGGTCAAAGACAGCTGCTTTCTATTGCACGCGCCGCTGTGGCTAATCCCCCTGTGCTTATTTTGGACGAAGCTACGAGCAGTATTGATACACGTACCGAAAAGCTTATTGAACGCAGTATGGATAAACTTATGGAAGGCAGAACGGTATTTGTAATAGCGCATAGATTGTCCACCGTAAGAAACGCTCAAGCCATTATGGTTTTGGAAAACGGTGAGATTATAGAACGCGGAAGTCATAAAGAATTGATTGATTATAAAGGCAGATATTATCAGTTATATACAGGCGCTTTTGAACTAAGTTAACCTTAAATTTAATAGTGACCAAATTATCAATCTGTTCATACAATTTTAATATAGCTATGTAACACTGACACATAAGCCGCTGGAGTTATAATTGACAACAGCGGCTTAATTTAAATATAATTACTACGAAAAATTTATATTATTTTAAGAAGGGAAAACAAATGACAAAAATTTTAACCGCTTTTGGGTTGACTGTTTTTGCTGGTCTTGCAACCGGCATAGGCGGAGCTCTAGCCTTCTTTACCAAAAAAACTAACACAAAATTTTTGGCGATAAGTCTGGGCTTTTCTGCTGGTGTAATGATTTATGTTTCTATGATTGAAATATTCCAAAAGGCAAAAAATGCATTGACCTCGGCTCTTGGCGACTTTCCAGGATACTGGGCGGTTTTGGGCGGATTTTTTGGCGGAATTTTGTTAATAGCCGTAATCGATAAATTAATTCCAAATGCCAAAAATCCTCATGAGATGCGAAAGGTTGAAGATATGGATGCTAATAAGCCCAAAGTTGATACTAGTAAGCTAATGAGAACTGGATTGTTTACCGCACTTGCAATAACAATCCATAACTTTCCAGAGGGCCTTGCAACCTTTTTATCAGCTTATCAAGATCCAAAATTAGGCGTAGCTATCGCCATAGCTATTGCAATACACAATATACCTGAAGGTATCGCTGTATCAATTCCTGTCTTTTATGCTACCGGCAACAGAAAAAAAGCTTTTATATATTCGGTACTGTCTGGAATATCAGAACCTTTAGGTGCGCTCATCGGATTTGGAGTATTGCTCCCGTTTATAAATGATATTGTCTTTGGAATTATTTTCGCCGCAGTTGCTGGCATAATGGTATTTATTTCAGTAGACGAACTTTTGCCTAGTGCAAGAGAATATGGCGAACCCCACCTATCAATATATGGTTTGGTAGCTGGTATGGCTGTTATGGGAATAAGTCTTATACTTTTCTCGGCATAAAAAATAATACTTAAAAGCAAGAAACATTAAAAATAAAAAGCCTTAAAAAAAAGCCTTAAAAATCTTTAAGGCTTTTTTCTTCTTCTATTTGTTCAATATCTTTTTGAGTCCGTTTAATTGATTTCCATTTTACTTTGCCAAGAGCTACATACACCGCAGGCAAATATAACATCATGTTTATAGGGAAAGTAAAAGTATAAATAATCTTTTTCCATGCGCTTGCTTTTATGTTTTTCCACTCCAGAACTGTTACAAGCACCGCCAAAAGCCATGCTGTTACATAAACTCCCCCGAGCTGAGCTCCTAACGTCAACAAAACTTCTAACCAGCTTGCATACCCTAAACCGCCTAAAAGCAATAATGCAACAGTCGAGATAATACCCCAAGTAAAACTTATTATTGGTATCGGAAGGAGCAAAAGCAAAAGGTCATAAGATGCAAAAGAACGCCAGATATTTTTTAGATGTTTTAATAAAAACTTTGAACAGCACTGATATCCGCCTTTTACCCACCTAGCACGTTGATTTATAGTATCCTTAATTGTAGACGCTTGATCGTCATAAAATACAGCCTTATAGCAAAAAGCGATTTTATAACCTTCTAAAACCTTGGCATGAGAAAATTCAATATCCTCGGTCATAGATGTATAAGGCCAGCCGCCTTGCTTTTTTATAATCTCAGCATCGGTATAGAAGCCTGTCCCAGCTATATATGTAGTGGCATTGATTTTATCTCTTACGGCATGAACAAGGCGAGATTGCTGCAAAAACATCAAACCTGTTCCTGCTGATATCCAATTATCATAGTTCTTAGGCGCGCGATGGCTATTAATTATTAATTCGCCAGCATCAACAGCCTTATTCATTTCTGTTATGTAATTATGGGCAAGCAGATTGTCTGCATCAAAATAAAAATAGCCCTTATAGTTCTTATCCTGATATTGTGAATGAATTATGTCAAAAATAAATTGCAAAGCATAGCATTTGCCGCGCAAATCTGGATTATTGCGTTCATATACTATAGCTCCTGCGTTTCTCGCTACCTCTGCTGTGTTATCAGTACAATTATCCGCAACGACAAAAATATCAACAAGTTCAGACGGATAGTCCTGTTTTTTTATGCTTTCAACAAGCTGACCAATTACCGACGCTTCATTGCGCGCGCATATTATGCAAGCATATTTATATTGATTTTTTGCTTCTGGATATCTTCTTGGAGGCAAGATTCCCAAAAACGTATAAATGATTTGAGGAAGTCCTACCAAAGCTATGAATGCAGTAAGTGCTATTGAAATATATATAATAATGTTTATCACTCTAAATTACCCTTCACAAATATTATCATATAAAACAAAAAATCACAATGATTAAATTATATATTTTTTGTGTTTTTTTATTTATGATATGGAGAATTATTATTAATACAAAACGCTCTATATATTTGTTCTAATAAAATAACGCGCATGAGTCTATGAGGATATGTCATTTTACCAAAGCTCAACAGCATGTTAGATGATTTTTTGATTTTTGAAGAAAGACCAAAAGACGAACCGATTACAAAAGTTATATCAGGACTTATATGAGTATTCAAATATTTTGCAAACTCTTCACTTGTTA
Proteins encoded in this window:
- a CDS encoding ABC transporter ATP-binding protein, which codes for MAKTKSPNIKSHNAGVRPKNFKKTLARLFSYLRDYRALLVLVVICILLNSGTSIAVNSYIKPLIDNYITPLIGVQNPDLTPFVRAILIMVGICIIGVAAGYIYNRLMINISQGTLKKIRDDMYKHMESLPIKYFDNNTHGNIMSRYTNDVDALRQSISQSFPSLISSIITIVGVFAVMCFYSWLLTLIVIAMIFVIFFVVKFVGGRSSKYFVSQQQAIGQLNGFVEEMIEGQKVVKVFSYEEKAKEKFDVVNEHLFKNANKAHSYANMLGPIMVNIGYVLYALVAVIGGWLMVKTGSISLGTLSAFLLLTRSFVMPINQISQQLNSIIMSIAGAERIFDLLDESVEVDNGFVTLIKAKKDENGNIVTTDNNDPQGIWYWKSQDEEGKDKFIELKGDVRFFDVDFSYDENKPVLKNINLYAKPGQKIAFVGATGAGKTTITNLINRFYDIQKGKITYDGIDIKDIKKDALRKSLGIVLQDTHLFTGTVKDNIKYGKLDATDEEVYAAAKLANADFFIKHLPEGYDTVLSGDGANLSQGQRQLLSIARAAVANPPVLILDEATSSIDTRTEKLIERSMDKLMEGRTVFVIAHRLSTVRNAQAIMVLENGEIIERGSHKELIDYKGRYYQLYTGAFELS
- a CDS encoding MarR family transcriptional regulator, with translation MNELFPLIKKINGLLFRQFNESCQKYGLTGKQFMLLNYLYQNQSNENDIFSQKEVEQEFQVRRSTVSSILHTLEKKGFIYRSVDASDQRKKVLILTDKAKEIIKVAKAEKLHNDNILFSVLKEDEYKTLLTLLNTVYDHLLSK
- the zupT gene encoding zinc transporter ZupT, whose amino-acid sequence is MTKILTAFGLTVFAGLATGIGGALAFFTKKTNTKFLAISLGFSAGVMIYVSMIEIFQKAKNALTSALGDFPGYWAVLGGFFGGILLIAVIDKLIPNAKNPHEMRKVEDMDANKPKVDTSKLMRTGLFTALAITIHNFPEGLATFLSAYQDPKLGVAIAIAIAIHNIPEGIAVSIPVFYATGNRKKAFIYSVLSGISEPLGALIGFGVLLPFINDIVFGIIFAAVAGIMVFISVDELLPSAREYGEPHLSIYGLVAGMAVMGISLILFSA
- a CDS encoding glycosyltransferase family 2 protein; this encodes MINIIIYISIALTAFIALVGLPQIIYTFLGILPPRRYPEAKNQYKYACIICARNEASVIGQLVESIKKQDYPSELVDIFVVADNCTDNTAEVARNAGAIVYERNNPDLRGKCYALQFIFDIIHSQYQDKNYKGYFYFDADNLLAHNYITEMNKAVDAGELIINSHRAPKNYDNWISAGTGLMFLQQSRLVHAVRDKINATTYIAGTGFYTDAEIIKKQGGWPYTSMTEDIEFSHAKVLEGYKIAFCYKAVFYDDQASTIKDTINQRARWVKGGYQCCSKFLLKHLKNIWRSFASYDLLLLLLPIPIISFTWGIISTVALLLLGGLGYASWLEVLLTLGAQLGGVYVTAWLLAVLVTVLEWKNIKASAWKKIIYTFTFPINMMLYLPAVYVALGKVKWKSIKRTQKDIEQIEEEKSLKDF
- a CDS encoding ABC transporter ATP-binding protein, with translation MIRKLARCLKQYTIFALFTPIFIIAEVFLEVSIPLLMSKIIDTGIKNGDIDYILRIGLLMVGMAFLSLVSGAAAGKLAAVAATGFAKNVRQQMYYSIQNYAFSNIDKFSTASLITRITTDVNITQDTLQMALRAMVRAPIMLVTATTMAFSINKELALIFLCAIPFLGSIFALIMIKAFPKFLALFKKYDKMNSVVQENLIGIRTVKSFVREDYEIKKFDQASADIMDFSKKAEKIVIWNAPAMQFTIFACMLSIAWFGGNKIIVGGMTEGQLTSFLSYVMQILMSLMMISIIFINLVMTRAAAARITEVIDEAPELTDPKDPVYDIKDGSIEFKNVNFSYKKNDNYVLKDINLKIENGQTVGLIGGTGSAKTSLVQLIPRLYDATTGSVLVGGVDVKNYHLKTLRDSVGIVLQKNVLFSGTITENLRWGNQNATMDEIIAAAKIAQAHDFIMSFPQGYDTYLDQGGVNLSGGQKQRICIARAILKNPKVLIFDDSTSAVDTKTDALIRQALKTELKDVTKIIIAQRIASVEDADLIIVLDEGQIKGMGTHDELIKSNEIYQEVYTSQKNMGE